One Balaenoptera musculus isolate JJ_BM4_2016_0621 chromosome 13, mBalMus1.pri.v3, whole genome shotgun sequence genomic region harbors:
- the MSH6 gene encoding DNA mismatch repair protein Msh6 isoform X1 has protein sequence MSRQSTLYSFFPKSPALNNASKGPVGASSESAAAAATGASPSPGEDAAWSEAGPGPGPLAGSTSRAEARNLNGGLRKSAAPAVPASSCDFSPGDLVWAKMEGYPWWPCLVYNHPFDGTFIREKGKSARVHVQFFDDSPTRGWVSRRLLKPYTGSKSKEAQKGGHFYSSKPEILRAMQRADEALNKDKIKRLELAVCDEPSEPEEEEETEAGATYASDKSEEENEIESEEEVRPKVQGSRRSSRQIKKRRVISDSESDIGGSDVEFKPDAKEEGSSDEISSGVGDSDSEGLDSPVKVAPKRKRMVTGNGSLKRKSSRKEMPSATKRATGISSETKNTLSAFSAPQNSESQAHISGGCDDSSRPTIWYHETLEWLKEEKRRDTHRRRPDHPDFDASTLYVPEDFLNSCTPGMRKWWQIKSQNFDLVIFYKVGKFYELYHMDALIGVSELGLVFMKGNWAHSGFPEIAFGRYSDSLVQKGYKVARVEQTETPEMMEARCRKMAHISKYDRVVRREICRVITKGTQTYSVLEGDPSENYSKYLLSLKEKEDDSSGHARVYGVCFVDTSLGKFFIGQFSDDRHCSRFRTLVAHYPPVQVLFEKGNLSVETKMILKGSLSSSLQEGLIPGSQFWDAAKTLRTLLEEGYFTDKLNEDSGVMLPQVLKGMTSESDSIGLTPGEKSELALSALGGCVFYLKKCLIDQELLSMANFEEYIPLDSDTVRATRPGAVFAKANQRMVLDAVTLNNLEIFLNGTNGSTEGTLLEKIDTCHTPFGKRLLKQWLCAPLCNPYVISDRLDAIEDLMVVPDRISEVVDLLKKLPDLERLLSKIHNVGSPLKSQNHPDSRAIMYEETTYSKKKIIDFLSALEGFKVLCKIIGVMEEVIDDFKSKILKQVLTLQTKNPEGRFPDLTLELNRWDTAFDHEKARKTGLITPKAGFDSDYDQALADIRENEQSLLEYLEKQRSRIGCRTIVYWGIGRNRYQLEIPENFITRNLPEEYELKSTKKGCKRYWTKTIEKKLANLINAEERRDVSLKDCMRRLFYNFDKNYKDWQAAVECIAVLDVLLCLANYSRGGDGPMCRPVILLPEEDTPPFLDLKGSRHPCITKTFFGDDFIPNDILIGCEEEEENGKAYCVLVTGPNMGGKSTLMRQAGLLVVMAQMGCYVPAEVCRLTPIDRVFTRLGASDRIMSGESTFFVELSETASILTHATAHSLVLVDELGRGTATFDGTAIANAVVKELAENIKCRTLFSTHYHSLVEDYSQNVAVRLGHMACMVENECEDPSQETITFLYKFIKGACPKSYGFNAARLANLPEEVIQKGHRKAREFEKMTQSLRLFREVCLASERSTVDAEAVHKLLTLIEEL, from the exons ATGTCGCGACAGAGCACGCTGTACAGCTTCTTCCCCAAGTCTCCAGCCCTGAATAATGCCAGCAAAGGCCCGGTCGGGGCCTCAAGTGAAagcgccgccgccgctgccaccggggcctccccttccccaggcgAGGATGCGGCCTGGAGCGAGGCCGGGCCTGGGCCGGGGCCCCTGGCGGGCTCCACTTCGCGGGCCGAGGCGAGGAACCTCAACGGAGGGCTGCGGAAGTCGGCAGCCCCTGCGGTCCCCGCCAG TTCTTGTGACTTCTCACCAGGTGATTTGGTTTGGGCCAAGATGGAGGGTTACCCTTGGTGGCCTTGCCTGGTTTACAACCACCCTTTTGATGGAACATTCATCCGTGAGAAAGGAAAGTCTGCCCGAGTTCATGTACAGTTTTTTGATGACAGCCCAACAAGGGGCTGGGTTAGCAGAAGGCTATTAAAGCCATATACAG gTTCAAAGTCAAAGGAAGCCCAGAAAGGAGGTCATTTCTACAGTTCAAAGCCTGAAATACTCAGAGCAATGCAACGTGCAGATGAAGCCTTGAATAAAGACAAGATTAAGAGGCTTGAATTGGCAGTGTGTGATGAGCCCTCAGaaccagaggaggaagaagagacgGAG GCAGGTGCCACTTACGCATCAGATAAgagtgaagaagaaaatgaaattgagagTGAAGAGGAAGTGAGGCCAAAGGTGCAAGGATCTAGGCGAAGTAGCCGCCAGATAAAAAAACGAAGGGTCATATCAGACTCTGAGAGTGACATTGGTGGCTCTGATGTGGAATTTAAGCCAGATGCTAAGGAGGAAGGAAGCAGTGATGAAATAAGCAGTGGAGTAGGGGATAGTGACAGTGAAGGCCTGGACAGCCCTGTCAAAGTTGCTCCAAAGAGGAAGAGAATGGTAACTGGAAATGGCTCCCTCAAAAGGAAAAGTTCAAGGAAGGAAATGCCCTCAGCCACCAAACGAGCAACTGGCATTTCATCAGAAACCAAGAATACTTTGAGTGCTTTCTCTGCCCCTCAAAATTCTGAATCCCAAGCCCACATTAGTGGAGGATGTGATGACAGTAGTCGCCCCACCATCTGGTATCATGAAACTTTAGAGTGGCttaaggaggagaagagaagagatacGCACAGGAGGCGACCTGATCACCCTGATTTTGATGCATCCACACTCTATGTGCCTGAGGATTTCCTTAATTCCTGTACTCCTGGGATGAGGAAGTGGTGGCAGATTAAGTCTCAGAACTTTGATCTTGTCATATTTTATAAGGTGGGGAAGTTTTATGAGCTGTACCACATGGATGCTCTTATTGGAGTCAGTGAACTAGGGCTGGTATTCATGAAAGGCAACTGGGCCCATTCTGGTTTCCCTGAAATTGCATTTGGCCGATATTCAGATTCCCTGGTCCAGAAGGGCTATAAAGTAGCACGGGTGGAACAGACCGAGACCCCGGAAATGATGGAGGCACGATGCCGAAAGATGGCACATATATCTAAGTATGATAGAGTGGTGAGGAGGGAGATCTGTAGGGTCATTACCAAGGGTACACAGACCTACAGTGTGCTGGAAGGTGACCCCTCAGAGAACTACAGTAAGTACCTTCTTAGcctcaaagaaaaagaagatgattCTTCTGGCCATGCTCGAGTGTATGGAGTATGTTTTGTTGATACCTCGCTAGGGAAGTTCTTCATAGGTCAGTTTTCAGATGATCGCCATTGTTCCAGGTTTAGGACTTTAGTGGCACACTATCCTCCAGTACAAGTCTTGTTTGAGAAAGGAAATCTCTCAGTGGAAACTAAGATGATTCTCAAGGGTTCATTATCCTCTTCTCTTCAGGAAGGTCTGATACCAGGTTCCCAGTTTTGGGATGCAGCCAAAACTTTGAGAACTCTCCTTGAAGAAGGATATTTTACGGACAAGTTAAATGAGGACAGTGGGGTGATGTTACCCCAGGTGCTTAAAGGTATGACCTCAGAGTCTGATTCTATTGGGTTGACACCGGGAGAGAAGAGTGAATTGGCCCTCTCTGCTCTTGGTGGTTGTGTCTTCTACCTCAAAAAATGCCTTATTGATCAGGAGCTTTTATCAATGGCTAATTTTGAAGAATATATTCCCTTGGATTCTGACACGGTCCGTGCTACAAGACCTGGTGCTGTCTTTGCTAAAGCCAATCAACGAATGGTGCTAGATGCTGTGACATTAAACAACTTGGAGATTTTTCTGAATGGAACAAATGGTTCTACTGAAGGGACCCTGTTAGAGAAGATTGATACTTGCCATACTCCCTTCGGTAAGCGGCTCCTAAAGCAATGGCTTTGTGCCCCACTCTGTAACCCTTATGTTATCAGTGATCGTCTAGATGCCATAGAAGACCTAATGGTTGTGCCTGACAGAATCTCTGAGGTTGTAGACCTTCTAAAGAAGCTTCCAGACCTTGAGAGGCTACTGAGTAAAATTCATAATGTTGGCTCTCCCCTGAAGAGCCAGAACCACCCAGATAGCAGGGCTATAATGTATGAAGAAACCACATACAGCAAAAAAAagattattgattttctttctgctctgGAAGGATTCAAAGTACTATGTAAAATTATAGGGGTTATGGAAGAAGTCATTGATGACTTTAAGTCTAAAATCCTTAAGCAGGTCCTTACTCTGCAGACAAAAAATCCTGAAGGCCGCTTTCCTGATTTGACTTTAGAACTAAACCGATGGGATACAGCCTTTGACCATGAAAAGGCTCGAAAGACTGGACTGATTACTCCCAAAGCAGGATTTGACTCTGATTATGATCAGGCTCTTGCTGACATAagagaaaatgaacagagcctcctGGAATACTTGGAGAAACAGCGTAGTCGAATTGGCTGTAGGACCATAGTCTACTGGGGAATTGGTAGGAATCGTTACCAGTTGGAAATTCCCGAGAATTTCATCACCCGTAATTTGCCAGAAGAATATGAGTTGAAATCTACTAAGAAGGGCTGTAAACGATACTGgaccaaaacaattgagaaaaagTTGGCTAATCTGATAAATGCTGAAGAACGGAGAGATGTATCATTAAAGGACTGCATGCGGCGACTGTTCTATAACTTTGATAAAAATTACAAGGACTGGCAGGCTGCCGTGGAGTGCATCGCAGTGCTGG ATGTCTTATTGTGCCTGGCTAACTACAGTCGAGGGGGTGATGGTCCTATGTGTCGTCCAGTAATTCTGTTGCCAGAAGAAGATACTCCTCCCTTTCTAGACCTTAAAGGATCACGCCACCCCTGCATTACGAAGACTTTTTTTGGTGATGACTTTATTCCAAATGACATTCTAATAGgctgtgaggaagaggaagaaaatggcaAAGCTTACTGTGTGCTTGTTACTGGACCGAATATGGGGGGCAAGTCTACGCTCATGAGACAG GCTGGCCTATTAGTTGTAATGGCCCAGATGGGTTGTTATGTACCAGCTGAAGTGTGTAGGCTCACACCAATCGATAGAGTGTTTACTAGACTTGGTGCCTCAGACAGAATAATGTCAG gtgaaaGTACATTTTTTGTTGAATTGAGTGAAACTGCCAGTATACTTACACATGCAACAGCACATTCTCTGGTGCTTGTGGATGAATTAG gaaGAGGTACTGCAACATTTGATGGGACAGCAATAGCAAATGCAGTTGTTAAAGAACTTGCTGAGAATATAAAGTGTCGTACATTGTTTTCTACCCACTACCATTCATTAGTTGAAGACTATTCTCAAAATGTTGCAGTGCGCCTAGGACACATG gCATGCATGGTAGAAAATGAATGTGAAGATCCCAGCCAGGAGACTATTACCTTCCTGTACAAATTCATTAAAGGAGCCTGTCCTAAAAGCTATGGCTTTAATGCAGCAAGGCTTGCTAATCTTCCAGAGGAGGTTATTCAAAAGGGACatagaaaagcaagagaatttGAGAAGATGACTCAGTCACTGCGATTATTTCG ggAAGTTTGTCTGGCTAGTGAAAGGTCGACTGTAGATGCTGAAGCTGTCCATAAGTTGCTGACTTTGATTGAGGAATTATAG
- the MSH6 gene encoding DNA mismatch repair protein Msh6 isoform X2, with the protein MSRQSTLYSFFPKSPALNNASKGPVGASSESAAAAATGASPSPGEDAAWSEAGPGPGPLAGSTSRAEARNLNGGLRKSAAPAVPASSCDFSPGDLVWAKMEGYPWWPCLVYNHPFDGTFIREKGKSARVHVQFFDDSPTRGWVSRRLLKPYTGSKSKEAQKGGHFYSSKPEILRAMQRADEALNKDKIKRLELAVCDEPSEPEEEEETEAGATYASDKSEEENEIESEEEVRPKVQGSRRSSRQIKKRRVISDSESDIGGSDVEFKPDAKEEGSSDEISSGVGDSDSEGLDSPVKVAPKRKRMVTGNGSLKRKSSRKEMPSATKRATGISSETKNTLSAFSAPQNSESQAHISGGCDDSSRPTIWYHETLEWLKEEKRRDTHRRRPDHPDFDASTLYVPEDFLNSCTPGMRKWWQIKSQNFDLVIFYKVGKFYELYHMDALIGVSELGLVFMKGNWAHSGFPEIAFGRYSDSLVQKGYKVARVEQTETPEMMEARCRKMAHISKYDRVVRREICRVITKGTQTYSVLEGDPSENYSKYLLSLKEKEDDSSGHARVYGVCFVDTSLGKFFIGQFSDDRHCSRFRTLVAHYPPVQVLFEKGNLSVETKMILKGSLSSSLQEGLIPGSQFWDAAKTLRTLLEEGYFTDKLNEDSGVMLPQVLKGMTSESDSIGLTPGEKSELALSALGGCVFYLKKCLIDQELLSMANFEEYIPLDSDTVRATRPGAVFAKANQRMVLDAVTLNNLEIFLNGTNGSTEGTLLEKIDTCHTPFGKRLLKQWLCAPLCNPYVISDRLDAIEDLMVVPDRISEVVDLLKKLPDLERLLSKIHNVGSPLKSQNHPDSRAIMYEETTYSKKKIIDFLSALEGFKVLCKIIGVMEEVIDDFKSKILKQVLTLQTKNPEGRFPDLTLELNRWDTAFDHEKARKTGLITPKAGFDSDYDQALADIRENEQSLLEYLEKQRSRIGCRTIVYWGIGRNRYQLEIPENFITRNLPEEYELKSTKKGCKRYWTKTIEKKLANLINAEERRDVSLKDCMRRLFYNFDKNYKDWQAAVECIAVLDVLLCLANYSRGGDGPMCRPVILLPEEDTPPFLDLKGSRHPCITKTFFGDDFIPNDILIGCEEEEENGKAYCVLVTGPNMGGKSTLMRQAGLLVVMAQMGCYVPAEVCRLTPIDRVFTRLGASDRIMSGRGTATFDGTAIANAVVKELAENIKCRTLFSTHYHSLVEDYSQNVAVRLGHMACMVENECEDPSQETITFLYKFIKGACPKSYGFNAARLANLPEEVIQKGHRKAREFEKMTQSLRLFREVCLASERSTVDAEAVHKLLTLIEEL; encoded by the exons ATGTCGCGACAGAGCACGCTGTACAGCTTCTTCCCCAAGTCTCCAGCCCTGAATAATGCCAGCAAAGGCCCGGTCGGGGCCTCAAGTGAAagcgccgccgccgctgccaccggggcctccccttccccaggcgAGGATGCGGCCTGGAGCGAGGCCGGGCCTGGGCCGGGGCCCCTGGCGGGCTCCACTTCGCGGGCCGAGGCGAGGAACCTCAACGGAGGGCTGCGGAAGTCGGCAGCCCCTGCGGTCCCCGCCAG TTCTTGTGACTTCTCACCAGGTGATTTGGTTTGGGCCAAGATGGAGGGTTACCCTTGGTGGCCTTGCCTGGTTTACAACCACCCTTTTGATGGAACATTCATCCGTGAGAAAGGAAAGTCTGCCCGAGTTCATGTACAGTTTTTTGATGACAGCCCAACAAGGGGCTGGGTTAGCAGAAGGCTATTAAAGCCATATACAG gTTCAAAGTCAAAGGAAGCCCAGAAAGGAGGTCATTTCTACAGTTCAAAGCCTGAAATACTCAGAGCAATGCAACGTGCAGATGAAGCCTTGAATAAAGACAAGATTAAGAGGCTTGAATTGGCAGTGTGTGATGAGCCCTCAGaaccagaggaggaagaagagacgGAG GCAGGTGCCACTTACGCATCAGATAAgagtgaagaagaaaatgaaattgagagTGAAGAGGAAGTGAGGCCAAAGGTGCAAGGATCTAGGCGAAGTAGCCGCCAGATAAAAAAACGAAGGGTCATATCAGACTCTGAGAGTGACATTGGTGGCTCTGATGTGGAATTTAAGCCAGATGCTAAGGAGGAAGGAAGCAGTGATGAAATAAGCAGTGGAGTAGGGGATAGTGACAGTGAAGGCCTGGACAGCCCTGTCAAAGTTGCTCCAAAGAGGAAGAGAATGGTAACTGGAAATGGCTCCCTCAAAAGGAAAAGTTCAAGGAAGGAAATGCCCTCAGCCACCAAACGAGCAACTGGCATTTCATCAGAAACCAAGAATACTTTGAGTGCTTTCTCTGCCCCTCAAAATTCTGAATCCCAAGCCCACATTAGTGGAGGATGTGATGACAGTAGTCGCCCCACCATCTGGTATCATGAAACTTTAGAGTGGCttaaggaggagaagagaagagatacGCACAGGAGGCGACCTGATCACCCTGATTTTGATGCATCCACACTCTATGTGCCTGAGGATTTCCTTAATTCCTGTACTCCTGGGATGAGGAAGTGGTGGCAGATTAAGTCTCAGAACTTTGATCTTGTCATATTTTATAAGGTGGGGAAGTTTTATGAGCTGTACCACATGGATGCTCTTATTGGAGTCAGTGAACTAGGGCTGGTATTCATGAAAGGCAACTGGGCCCATTCTGGTTTCCCTGAAATTGCATTTGGCCGATATTCAGATTCCCTGGTCCAGAAGGGCTATAAAGTAGCACGGGTGGAACAGACCGAGACCCCGGAAATGATGGAGGCACGATGCCGAAAGATGGCACATATATCTAAGTATGATAGAGTGGTGAGGAGGGAGATCTGTAGGGTCATTACCAAGGGTACACAGACCTACAGTGTGCTGGAAGGTGACCCCTCAGAGAACTACAGTAAGTACCTTCTTAGcctcaaagaaaaagaagatgattCTTCTGGCCATGCTCGAGTGTATGGAGTATGTTTTGTTGATACCTCGCTAGGGAAGTTCTTCATAGGTCAGTTTTCAGATGATCGCCATTGTTCCAGGTTTAGGACTTTAGTGGCACACTATCCTCCAGTACAAGTCTTGTTTGAGAAAGGAAATCTCTCAGTGGAAACTAAGATGATTCTCAAGGGTTCATTATCCTCTTCTCTTCAGGAAGGTCTGATACCAGGTTCCCAGTTTTGGGATGCAGCCAAAACTTTGAGAACTCTCCTTGAAGAAGGATATTTTACGGACAAGTTAAATGAGGACAGTGGGGTGATGTTACCCCAGGTGCTTAAAGGTATGACCTCAGAGTCTGATTCTATTGGGTTGACACCGGGAGAGAAGAGTGAATTGGCCCTCTCTGCTCTTGGTGGTTGTGTCTTCTACCTCAAAAAATGCCTTATTGATCAGGAGCTTTTATCAATGGCTAATTTTGAAGAATATATTCCCTTGGATTCTGACACGGTCCGTGCTACAAGACCTGGTGCTGTCTTTGCTAAAGCCAATCAACGAATGGTGCTAGATGCTGTGACATTAAACAACTTGGAGATTTTTCTGAATGGAACAAATGGTTCTACTGAAGGGACCCTGTTAGAGAAGATTGATACTTGCCATACTCCCTTCGGTAAGCGGCTCCTAAAGCAATGGCTTTGTGCCCCACTCTGTAACCCTTATGTTATCAGTGATCGTCTAGATGCCATAGAAGACCTAATGGTTGTGCCTGACAGAATCTCTGAGGTTGTAGACCTTCTAAAGAAGCTTCCAGACCTTGAGAGGCTACTGAGTAAAATTCATAATGTTGGCTCTCCCCTGAAGAGCCAGAACCACCCAGATAGCAGGGCTATAATGTATGAAGAAACCACATACAGCAAAAAAAagattattgattttctttctgctctgGAAGGATTCAAAGTACTATGTAAAATTATAGGGGTTATGGAAGAAGTCATTGATGACTTTAAGTCTAAAATCCTTAAGCAGGTCCTTACTCTGCAGACAAAAAATCCTGAAGGCCGCTTTCCTGATTTGACTTTAGAACTAAACCGATGGGATACAGCCTTTGACCATGAAAAGGCTCGAAAGACTGGACTGATTACTCCCAAAGCAGGATTTGACTCTGATTATGATCAGGCTCTTGCTGACATAagagaaaatgaacagagcctcctGGAATACTTGGAGAAACAGCGTAGTCGAATTGGCTGTAGGACCATAGTCTACTGGGGAATTGGTAGGAATCGTTACCAGTTGGAAATTCCCGAGAATTTCATCACCCGTAATTTGCCAGAAGAATATGAGTTGAAATCTACTAAGAAGGGCTGTAAACGATACTGgaccaaaacaattgagaaaaagTTGGCTAATCTGATAAATGCTGAAGAACGGAGAGATGTATCATTAAAGGACTGCATGCGGCGACTGTTCTATAACTTTGATAAAAATTACAAGGACTGGCAGGCTGCCGTGGAGTGCATCGCAGTGCTGG ATGTCTTATTGTGCCTGGCTAACTACAGTCGAGGGGGTGATGGTCCTATGTGTCGTCCAGTAATTCTGTTGCCAGAAGAAGATACTCCTCCCTTTCTAGACCTTAAAGGATCACGCCACCCCTGCATTACGAAGACTTTTTTTGGTGATGACTTTATTCCAAATGACATTCTAATAGgctgtgaggaagaggaagaaaatggcaAAGCTTACTGTGTGCTTGTTACTGGACCGAATATGGGGGGCAAGTCTACGCTCATGAGACAG GCTGGCCTATTAGTTGTAATGGCCCAGATGGGTTGTTATGTACCAGCTGAAGTGTGTAGGCTCACACCAATCGATAGAGTGTTTACTAGACTTGGTGCCTCAGACAGAATAATGTCAG gaaGAGGTACTGCAACATTTGATGGGACAGCAATAGCAAATGCAGTTGTTAAAGAACTTGCTGAGAATATAAAGTGTCGTACATTGTTTTCTACCCACTACCATTCATTAGTTGAAGACTATTCTCAAAATGTTGCAGTGCGCCTAGGACACATG gCATGCATGGTAGAAAATGAATGTGAAGATCCCAGCCAGGAGACTATTACCTTCCTGTACAAATTCATTAAAGGAGCCTGTCCTAAAAGCTATGGCTTTAATGCAGCAAGGCTTGCTAATCTTCCAGAGGAGGTTATTCAAAAGGGACatagaaaagcaagagaatttGAGAAGATGACTCAGTCACTGCGATTATTTCG ggAAGTTTGTCTGGCTAGTGAAAGGTCGACTGTAGATGCTGAAGCTGTCCATAAGTTGCTGACTTTGATTGAGGAATTATAG